The Setaria italica strain Yugu1 chromosome IX, Setaria_italica_v2.0, whole genome shotgun sequence genome has a window encoding:
- the LOC101768521 gene encoding UDP-glycosyltransferase 74E2, which yields MACSRSDQSIHVLLVSYPTQGHINPLLQFGKRLAAHPGVRCTLAVTRHALCSGRQPQPGAVHVVTFSDGCDLRGYDEVGDERGYLARLESAGSESLGELLRAESARGRPVRAVVYDTLLLWAPRVARRHGAACAAFFTHACAVTVAYAHAWAGGLTLPVQDAPPESLPGLSVTLGPADLPKDLSDPGSHLVYRELMLEQCRALEVADHVLVNSFHELQAQEAEYMASRWGAKTIGPTVPSAYLDNRLAEDVSYGFHLHTPMTAESKAWLDERDAHSVVYVSFGSLVALGSDQMAEVREGLYNSGKAFLWVVRASETSKVPKGFTDKVKERGLIVTWSPQLDVLAHPSIGCFVTHCGWNSTMEGLGAGVPMVAMPQWADQPTNAKYIEDVWRVGVRVRPDVEGMVMKQELERCVREVMEGEAGKQFRKNARSWSHKAKKAMAERGSSDSNMVDFLTKLRTD from the exons ATGGCATGTTCGAGGTCAGACCAGAGCATTCACGTGCTCCTAGTCTCGTACCCGACCCAGGGCCACATCAACCCGCTGCTCCAGTTCGGGAAGCGGCtcgccgcccaccccggcgTCCGGTGCACCCTGGCGGTCACCCGGCACGCGCTCTGCTCAGGCAGGCAGCCGCAGCCCGGCGCGGTCCACGTCGTCACCTTCTCCGACGGCTGCGACCTCCGCGGCTACGACGAGGTCGGCGACGAGCGGGGCTACCTGGCGCGCCTCGAGTCGGCAGGGTCGGAGTCCCTCGGCGAACTCCTCCGCGCGGAGTCAGCGAGGGGCCGCCCCGTGCGCGCCGTGGTTTACGACACGCTCCTGCTCTGGGCGCCGCGCGTggcgcggcggcacggcgcggccTGCGCGGCCTTCTTCACGCATGCGTGCGCGGTGACCGTGGCGTACGCGCACGCATGGGCAGGGGGGCTGACGCTGCCGGTGCAGGATGCCCCGCCGGAGTCGCTGCCAGGACTGTCCGTGACGCTCGGACCGGCAGATCTCCCCAAGGACCTGAGCGACCCTGGCAGCCACTTGGTCTACCGTGAGCTGATGCTAGAGCAGTGCCGGGCGCTCGAGGTGGCAGACCACGTTCTCGTCAACTCCTTTCACGAGCTGCAGGCCCAG GAAGCCGAGTACATGGCGTCGAGGTGGGGCGCCAAGACGATTGGCCCAACCGTGCCGTCGGCGTACCTCGACAACCGCCTCGCTGAAGACGTAAGCTACGGCTTCCACCTGCACACGCCGATGACGGCAGAAAGCAAGGCTTGGCTCGACGAGAGGGATGCGCACTCCGTCGTGTACGTCTCCTTTGGCAGCCTTGTGGCCCTAGGCTCGGATCAGATGGCTGAGGTGCGCGAGGGGCTCTACAACAGCGGCAAGGCCTTCTTGTGGGTTGTTAGGGCCTCTGAAActtcaaaggtacccaaagGCTTCACGGATAAGGTGAAGGAAAGAGGCCTCATTGTGACATGGAGCCCGCAGCTAGATGTGCTAGCGCACCCTTCCATTGGTTGTTTCGTCACGCACTGCGGATGGAACTCGACGATGGAGGGACTAGGTGCTGGCGTACCGATGGTGGCAATGCCACAGTGGGCAGATCAGCCGACGAACGCCAAGTACATTGAGGACGTGTGGCGAGTCGGTGTGAGGGTACGACCTGATGTGGAAGGAATGGTTATGAAGCAAGAGCTGGAAAGGTGCGTGAGAGAGGTGATGGAAGGAGAGGCGGGCAAACAATTTAGGAAGAACGCTAGAAGCTGGAGCCACAAGGCAAAGAAAGCCATGGCTGAAAGGGGAAGCTCGGACAGTAACATGGTGGACTTCCTTACCAAACTCCGAACGGATTGA